The genomic DNA AGAAAAAGTGCCACAATACCGAAGCGTAGCAGAGTTCATAAGCGAAGCTGTGCGGTTGCGACTAGCCGTTGTGAAAAGCCAAAACAAAAAGGAGGCTTCCTAAGTTGGGTTGCCGAAAGAGGCTAAGGCACAGCGTCAAACTTAGGCAACAAGTAGGCAAAATCTTCCGTAGAGCAGGGTTTGAATTTCCCTTTAATTTCCCCTTCGTTGCCAAGAGGCTCTTGCTCAGAGATTTTTCATCGCCTAAGC from Candidatus Bathyarchaeota archaeon includes the following:
- a CDS encoding ribbon-helix-helix domain-containing protein, yielding MVRLKQMGQFRGISLQKELVDEVEKLIEKVPQYRSVAEFISEAVRLRLAVVKSQNKKEAS